The Desulfallas thermosapovorans DSM 6562 nucleotide sequence ACCCGGTATATTTTGTGCGCTGCAACGGGTCATGCCCCCGGGAGGCACGCCCGCTGGCCTGCCGTTTTTTCCCCCTGGCACCCCATTTACAGCAGGACGGCCGGCTGCTGCTCATTTACGAAACCCTGGATTTGCCCTACCAGTGCCCCCTAATAGCCACGGGGCAGCCATTGCAGAAAAAATTTATTCAAACGGTAAATACAGCATGGCTGTTAATGCTTAAAGACCAGCGCATACGGGATTTTGTTGAGGAAGAATCCCGTGACCGCGAAGCCCGGGGTATACCGCTGCAAGTTCTGCCGGTTATCTAGGTTAATAACTTCCCTTCGCTCCCCCCTGGTAACTGCGTATTACCGTGGTTATTTCGGGAGCCGGTTACATTTTCTCGGTCTTATCCACCATGCGTATGATCAGACCGGCCAGCACCTTTTTTTCGTCCTCCCGGGCCTCGCTCCACAATTCATTAAGCAGCCGCTGTTCCCGGTTGCCGGGGTCCACTTTTTCGGCCAGAAATTGCCCCACCCGGCAAGCTATGTCATTAATACGCTCGTCTGACATACCCACTGCCTCGGCAGCATTTACAGCATGGTGCAGCATTTTTTTCCACTGGTGCCACGATACCCCGAGTTCCACCGCAAAACACCTCCGGGTATATTATTTCCCGCTGGTGAAAAAGCATGTGTATAAAAATTATGTCGTACAGGTAAAATCGGCTCCGTGTTATCCCGGCACCATTAGGTAATTATGGTATTTTAAATAACCCCTTGCTCCTTCAACAGGGCCAGTTCCTCCCGGTCCAGCCCCAGTGCGCCGTACAGCTCGGCATTGTGCTCGCCCAAAGCAGGTGGACACAGCGCTTTATTAACGGGCACGCCATCAACGACCAGGGGGTGGCGCACCTGGCGCAACATGCCCCCACCGGGACGGGCCACATCAATGATCAGCCCCCGACTGCGGGCATACTCACCTTCCAATACTTCCTCCGCAGTGTCCACCGGTGTCAGACAGCAGTCCACCTTTTCGCCGAAATCCCGCCACCAGTCCCTGGTATGGGAAAGAAAGATTTCCCTTACCTCCCGGTATACCGGATCATCTTCCACAGCCCGGGAAGAATGGCCGGAAACCAGATCCTCCCGGCCCAGGGCACGGCAGAAGTTCTGCCAGAACTTGGCCTCCAGCGCCCCCAGCGCCACGTAGCCATTATCCATGGTGCGGTAGACATTATAACAGGTCAGGGCGCCGCACAGCATCATATTCCCCCGGGCCGCCGGCGTCCCGATGGCCATGAGATTGGCCAGGTGAATGGACATCATGGAAAACAACCCGTCGGTCATGGATAAATCCAGATAGGCACCCTGCCCCTCCCGCTGCTTTTGCCACAACGCGGACAAAATACCGATTACGGCGAACATGCCTCCGGTGAGATCGGCCACCTGCACCCCCGGTACTACGGGCTGGGCATCCCTGACCCCGGTGATGCCCAGCACACCGCTGACCGACAGGTAGTTAATATCATGCCCGGCCCGGTCCCGGTAGGGACCGTTCTGCCCGTAACCCGAAAGGGAACAGTACACTATACCGGGGTTAACCTGCCGTACGGCCTCATAATCGAGGCCCAATCCCTGCATAACACCGGGACGAAAGCCTTCAATAATCACATCGGCCTCCCTGGCCAGCGCCAGGAAAATTTCCTTACCCCGCTCTTTTTTCAAATTCAGCGTGATACTCTTTTTATTGCGATTTACTGCCAGAAAAAATACACTGACCCCGTCCACCCGGGGCAAAAACCCACGCATGTAATCTCCGGTCCCGGGTTCTTCAACTTTAATGATCTCGGCCCCCAGGTCACCCAGCAGCATAGTGGCATAGGGACCCGGCAGCAGCCGGGTCAGATCCAGCACACGAATCCCTTTGAGCATATTATTATCACCTACTGTTGCAAATTAAACTACTATTTTAATATTAGGCAATATTTAGATTTTTCCTTTGTTAAAACACCTGTAAGCCCACTTATCCAACCCTTAAAAACCCGGCCATTAAGACCGGGTTAAAGTCTGCCAGTGGGCAATTATATAACTATCTCCTGTCCCGGCTTTAACACCTCCACCGGCACCCCGGGGGCCTTTTCGCCGGCCAGTTTCACAAATTCACCGGCATCTTGCACCAAAACGGGGAAAGTGCCATAGTGAATGGGAACCACCTTGCCGGGTTTGAGCAGTGTCAGGCTGTAAGCCGCCTGCAGCGGGTCCATGACATAAACGCTGCCGATGGGTAAAAGGGCCAGGTCG carries:
- a CDS encoding DUF3243 domain-containing protein; this translates as MELGVSWHQWKKMLHHAVNAAEAVGMSDERINDIACRVGQFLAEKVDPGNREQRLLNELWSEAREDEKKVLAGLIIRMVDKTEKM
- a CDS encoding CaiB/BaiF CoA transferase family protein produces the protein MLKGIRVLDLTRLLPGPYATMLLGDLGAEIIKVEEPGTGDYMRGFLPRVDGVSVFFLAVNRNKKSITLNLKKERGKEIFLALAREADVIIEGFRPGVMQGLGLDYEAVRQVNPGIVYCSLSGYGQNGPYRDRAGHDINYLSVSGVLGITGVRDAQPVVPGVQVADLTGGMFAVIGILSALWQKQREGQGAYLDLSMTDGLFSMMSIHLANLMAIGTPAARGNMMLCGALTCYNVYRTMDNGYVALGALEAKFWQNFCRALGREDLVSGHSSRAVEDDPVYREVREIFLSHTRDWWRDFGEKVDCCLTPVDTAEEVLEGEYARSRGLIIDVARPGGGMLRQVRHPLVVDGVPVNKALCPPALGEHNAELYGALGLDREELALLKEQGVI